A single window of Gossypium arboreum isolate Shixiya-1 chromosome 13, ASM2569848v2, whole genome shotgun sequence DNA harbors:
- the LOC108462728 gene encoding protein MAIN-LIKE 2-like, with the protein MDSLIDNTNHISSNINEMVEYHALKARIHSVGFQPDERLIPFLEVAGFGSAALIRTFSLRYDLISALVERWRPETHTFHLPCGECTITLEDVALQLGLPIDGNAVTGVSLISRPARLCYDLLGRSPSDGKFQTLRFSWPKANCEYLPSTATELEVMQAARAYIMHLIGGVLMPDTHGSEVHLMYLPLLSNLHNTRSYSWGSAVLAVLYRELCRTTDASAVDIGGCLILLQSWALYRMPFLASISHQSYVFPLVNRWSTNPGIGRSYTVPIYRLMIENHSGEGFIWMPYSVPEVTAVIPSYAHVHSHLWCISAPLIQFQTVEWYHGDRVL; encoded by the exons ATGGATTCATTGATTGATAATACTAATCACATATCAAGTAACATTAATGAGAtg GTCGAGTACCACGCATTGAAGGCCCGTATTCATAGTGTAGGGTTTCAACCGGATGAACGCCTAATACCGTTCTTAGAGGTAGCCGGGTTCGGATCAGCAGCATTGATCCGGACTTTTAGTCTACGATATGACTTGATTTCTGCCTTAGTCGAGCGATGGCGTCCGgagacccacacatttcatttgccgTGTGGGGAGTGCACCATCACTCTAGAGGATGTTGCACTACAGCTGGGGCTCCCCATCGATGGGAATGCGGTCACGGGCGTAAGTTTGATTTCCAGGCCGGCTCGCCTTTGCTATGACTTACTTGGACGCTCGCCAAGTGATGGAAAATTTCAAACCTTGAGGTTTTCATGGCCAAAGGCCAATTGTGAATATTTGCCTAGTACTGCCACTGAATTAGAGGTTATGCAGGCAGCGCGAGCTTATATTATGCACCTTATAGGAGGTGTACTCATGCCGGATACACACGGCAGTGAAGTCCACCTGATGTACTTACCGCTGCTATCAAATCTGCATAACACACGTTCATACAGTTGGGGGTCCGCAGTGTTAGCTGTTTTGTACCGCGAACTTTGTCGGACGACAGATGCCTCTGCGGTTGACATAGGTGGATGCCTTATACTGTTGCAGTCGTGGGCGCTTTAtcggatgccattcttggcatccATTAGTCACCAATCATATGTATTTCCACTCGTTAACAG ATGGAGCACGAATCCGGGTATTGGGAGGTCATACACGGTTCCGATATACCGTCTGATGATCGAGAATCATTCTGGAGAGGGA TTCATTTGGATGCCATATTCTGTTCCTGAAGTTACAGCTGTTATTCCATCGTATGCCCACGTCCACTCACACCTATGGTGCATTAGCGCACCCCTTATCCAGTTTCAAACGGTGGAGTGGTACCATGGCGATCGAGTACTCTGA